The following proteins come from a genomic window of Populus nigra chromosome 6, ddPopNigr1.1, whole genome shotgun sequence:
- the LOC133695675 gene encoding auxin transporter-like protein 2 isoform X2: MSNQKQGEEAMVSSFNDTVHEEKEEVSKDESGFRLKSILWHGGSVYDAWFSCASNQVAQVLLTLPYSFSQMGMLSGIILQIFYGFLGSWTAYLISVLYVEYRSRKEKENVNFKNHVIQWFEVLDGLLGPTWKAVGLAFNCTFLLFGSVIQLIACASNIYYIDDKFDKRTWTYIFGACCATTVFIPSFHNYRIWSFLGLGMTTYTAWYMTIASLVHGQVDGVTHSGPAKAVLYFTGATNILYTFGGHAVTVEIMHAMWKPQRFKYIYLLATLYVFTLTLPSAAATYWAFGDQLLTHSNAFSLLPRTGWRDAAVILMLIHQFITFGFACTPLYFVWEKVIGMHDTKSILLRALCRLPVVIPIWFFAIIFPFFGPINSAVGALLVTFTVYIIPALAHMLTYRSASARQLQ; this comes from the exons ATGTCCAATCAGAAACAAGGAGAGGAAGCTATGGTCTCTAGCTTCAATGACACTGTGCATGAAGAGAAAGAGGAAGTAAGCAAGGATGAATCCGGTTTTAGGCTTAAAAGCATTCTTTGGCATGGAGGGTCAGTGTATGATGCCTGGTTTAGCTGTGCTTCAAATCAG GTTGCTCAGGTTCTGTTAACACTGCCATACTCTTTCTCTCAAATGGGGATGCTTTCAGGCATAATTTTGCAGatattttatggttttcttGGAAGTTGGACTGCTTACCTTATCAGTGTTCTCTATGTTGAGTACCGAAGcagaaaggagaaagagaatGTCAACTTCAAGAACCATGTTATACAG TGGTTTGAAGTGCTAGATGGATTACTGGGTCCAACTTGGAAAGCTGTTGGGTTGGCCTTTAACTGCACTTTTCTCCTGTTTGGTTCTGTCATACAGCTTATAGCCTGTGCAAG CAATATCTACTACATAGATGACAAATTTGACAAGCGGACATGGACTTATATTTTTGGAGCTTGCTGTGCCACCACAGTGTTCATTCCTTCGTTTCACAACTACAGAATTTGGTCATTTCTTGGGCTTGGAATGACTACCTACACAGCTTGGTATATGACTATTGCATCTCTTGTTCACGGCCAG GTTGATGGGGTAACTCACTCGGGCCCAGCAAAGGCTGTTCTATATTTTACAGGAGCCACCAATATCCTCTACACTTTTGGTGGGCATGCTGTCACTGT GGAAATTATGCACGCCATGTGGAAGCCTCAAAGGTTCAAGTACATTTATCTACTCGCTACCCTTTATGTGTTCACTTTAACACTTCCATCTGCTGCTGCGACCTACTGGGCCTTTGGAGATCAACTCCTCACTCATTCAAATGCTTTCTCCCTGCTACCCCGCACCGGATGGCGTGATGCTGCTGTTATCCTCATGCTTATCCATCAG TTTATAACATTCGGATTCGCTTGTACACCGTTGTATTTTGTGTGGGAGAAAGTGATCGGTATGCATGATACAAAGAGCATATTGTTGAGGGCATTATGCCGGTTACCTGTGGTCATACCTATATGGTTCTTCGCAATTATATTTCCTTTCTTCGGACCAATTAACTCAGCTGTGGGGGCTCTTTTGGTCACCTTCACCGTCTACATCATCCCTGCTTTAGCTCATATGCTCACTTACCGATCTGCCTCCGCTCGACAG CTACAATAA
- the LOC133695675 gene encoding auxin transporter-like protein 2 isoform X1, whose protein sequence is MSNQKQGEEAMVSSFNDTVHEEKEEVSKDESGFRLKSILWHGGSVYDAWFSCASNQVAQVLLTLPYSFSQMGMLSGIILQIFYGFLGSWTAYLISVLYVEYRSRKEKENVNFKNHVIQWFEVLDGLLGPTWKAVGLAFNCTFLLFGSVIQLIACASNIYYIDDKFDKRTWTYIFGACCATTVFIPSFHNYRIWSFLGLGMTTYTAWYMTIASLVHGQVDGVTHSGPAKAVLYFTGATNILYTFGGHAVTVEIMHAMWKPQRFKYIYLLATLYVFTLTLPSAAATYWAFGDQLLTHSNAFSLLPRTGWRDAAVILMLIHQFITFGFACTPLYFVWEKVIGMHDTKSILLRALCRLPVVIPIWFFAIIFPFFGPINSAVGALLVTFTVYIIPALAHMLTYRSASARQNAVEKPPVFLPSWTAMYVLNAFIVVWVLVVGFGLGGWASMSNFIKQVDTFGLFAKCYQCPPSAAAKHH, encoded by the exons ATGTCCAATCAGAAACAAGGAGAGGAAGCTATGGTCTCTAGCTTCAATGACACTGTGCATGAAGAGAAAGAGGAAGTAAGCAAGGATGAATCCGGTTTTAGGCTTAAAAGCATTCTTTGGCATGGAGGGTCAGTGTATGATGCCTGGTTTAGCTGTGCTTCAAATCAG GTTGCTCAGGTTCTGTTAACACTGCCATACTCTTTCTCTCAAATGGGGATGCTTTCAGGCATAATTTTGCAGatattttatggttttcttGGAAGTTGGACTGCTTACCTTATCAGTGTTCTCTATGTTGAGTACCGAAGcagaaaggagaaagagaatGTCAACTTCAAGAACCATGTTATACAG TGGTTTGAAGTGCTAGATGGATTACTGGGTCCAACTTGGAAAGCTGTTGGGTTGGCCTTTAACTGCACTTTTCTCCTGTTTGGTTCTGTCATACAGCTTATAGCCTGTGCAAG CAATATCTACTACATAGATGACAAATTTGACAAGCGGACATGGACTTATATTTTTGGAGCTTGCTGTGCCACCACAGTGTTCATTCCTTCGTTTCACAACTACAGAATTTGGTCATTTCTTGGGCTTGGAATGACTACCTACACAGCTTGGTATATGACTATTGCATCTCTTGTTCACGGCCAG GTTGATGGGGTAACTCACTCGGGCCCAGCAAAGGCTGTTCTATATTTTACAGGAGCCACCAATATCCTCTACACTTTTGGTGGGCATGCTGTCACTGT GGAAATTATGCACGCCATGTGGAAGCCTCAAAGGTTCAAGTACATTTATCTACTCGCTACCCTTTATGTGTTCACTTTAACACTTCCATCTGCTGCTGCGACCTACTGGGCCTTTGGAGATCAACTCCTCACTCATTCAAATGCTTTCTCCCTGCTACCCCGCACCGGATGGCGTGATGCTGCTGTTATCCTCATGCTTATCCATCAG TTTATAACATTCGGATTCGCTTGTACACCGTTGTATTTTGTGTGGGAGAAAGTGATCGGTATGCATGATACAAAGAGCATATTGTTGAGGGCATTATGCCGGTTACCTGTGGTCATACCTATATGGTTCTTCGCAATTATATTTCCTTTCTTCGGACCAATTAACTCAGCTGTGGGGGCTCTTTTGGTCACCTTCACCGTCTACATCATCCCTGCTTTAGCTCATATGCTCACTTACCGATCTGCCTCCGCTCGACAG AATGCAGTTGAGAAACCTCCTGTCTTCCTCCCAAGCTGGACAGCCATGTACGTGTTGAATGCATTTATAGTGGTATGGGTACTTGTGGTTGGCTTTGGATTGGGAGGGTGGGCTAGTATGTCCAATTTCATCAAGCAAGTTGACACATTTGGTCTTTTCGCCAAGTGCTACCAGTGTCCACCCTCGGCTGCTGCAAAACATCATTAA
- the LOC133695676 gene encoding uncharacterized protein LOC133695676, translating to MASSFQFGHVSESETQFNSVQPLSFTFSSINNGNTMARLAKARKAARPSSSALNSVDPITFKSTSESPFAFGQVSSFSAANPFTFIRHEVDKVSDHDAEKPIEAASKLQHEKTEPGIGEKENNSTKEMGVFAPSDIKQDKVARQANQDSMPNRTNTALVVISRILKGIPQSPHFYQLINLSGHPRKVLISSWDRIFEETVEQMHSLQVNDFWVRARELWKTMGELQSMGYNVIPLRRRLVELTDVMIELKLTKVGMKGLMIKAENHRMEKSRLEFVILRLQEMIMQEHYGMLGALAQMVEMEKEVPKFDGVFAKLAMEPL from the exons ATGGCTTCCTCCTTCCAGTTTGGTCATGTATCAGAATCCG AAACCCAGTTCAATTCAGTGCAGCCATTGTCATTCACATTCTCATCGATTAATAATGGCAACACTATGGCACGTCTCGCCAAGGCAAGAAAAGCTGCACGTCCCTCTTCCTCTGCTTTGAATTCAGTCGACCCCATTACCTTTAAAAGCACCAGTGAAAGTCCCTTTGCATTCGGTCAAGTTTCAAGCTTTTCAGCAGCTAATCCATTTACGTTCATTAGACATGAGGTTGACAAAGTATCCGACCATG ATGCAGAAAAACCGATTGAAGCTGCAAGTAAGCTGCAGcatgaaaaaactgaaccagggattggagagaaagaaaacaatagTACCAAAGAAATGGGTGTTTTTGCTCCATCCGATATCAAACAGGACAAGGTAGCAAGACAAGCAAACCAAGATTCAATGCCCAATAGGACAAATACTGCATTGGTGGTGATTTCAAGGATTTTGAAAGGTATACCTCAAAGCCCTCACTTTTATCAGCTCATAAATCTCTCTGGACATCCTAGAAAGGTTTTGATATCTTCATGGGATCGGATTTTCGAAGAAACTGTGGAGCAAATGCACTCTCTACAGGTAAATGATTTCTGGGTTAGGGCTAGAGAATTGTGGAAAACCATGGGGGAGTTGCAAAGCATGGGGTATAACGTGATTCCTCTGAGGAGAAGATTAGTGGAGTTAACTGATGTAATGATAGAGCTGAAGCTGACTAAGGTGGGAATGAAAGGGTTAATGATTAAAGCTGAGAACCATAGAATGGAGAAAAGTAGGCTTGAGTTTGTGATTTTGCGTTTGCAAGAAATGATCATGCAAGAGCATTATGGTATGCTTGGAGCACTAGCTCAGATGGTTGAAATGGAGAAAGAGGTACCCAAATTTGACGGTGTCTTTGCTAAATTGGCAATGGAGCCTCTCTAG
- the LOC133696377 gene encoding uncharacterized protein LOC133696377 isoform X2, translated as MCSWKKNTMPPARRDRRVGLKRIDAALDAVRPMGFPEPLVRRTVRNLLKEYGGDEGWAFIEECCYKLLIDTLLDEVEKSERENCEPGLLTGNDKLKHLIENGPAEDDTVKDEPKVQVHSPNGNSKQVHSPNIHSPASMDIILCPSVSDAPDEKLGVKDFSQQIHSAQASSSHFNSSHIPDIVPSTLKDVSSLVKLEIQSCSPQISSTGVQSPHLFSPSPVDSLPRQRRKPCYGWLSSDDEDEPDLLHLTPAT; from the exons ATGTgtagttggaaaaaaaacacgATGCCTCCAGCAAGAAGAGATCGAAGG GTGGGTCTGAAACGCATCGATGCTGCTCTTGACGCTGTACGTCCTATGGGATTCCCGGAACCCTTGGTTCGCAGAACTGTCAGAAATCTCCTAAAG GAATATGGCGGGGATGAAGGTTGGGCTTTCATTGAGGAGTGCTGCTATAAGCTTTTGATTGACACGCTTCTCGATGAGGTAGAGAAATCAGAGAGGGAAAACTGCGAACCAGGATTGTTGACAGGCAATGACAAGCTCAAGCATTTGATTGAGAATGGACCGGCAGAG GATGACACTGTGAAAGATGAACCTAAAGTACAAGTTCACTCACCTAACGGTAATTCCAAGCAAGTTCATTCTCCAAACATTCACTCCCCGGCATCAATGGATATCATTCTATGTCCTTCAGTGAGTGATGCACCTGATGAGAAGCTTGGAGTGAAAGACTTTTCCCAACAAATTCACTCCGCACAGGCTTCCTCCTCACACTTCAACTCTTCACATATACCTGACATTGTTCCAAGCACTTTGAAGGATGTTTCATCTCTTGTCAAGCTTGAAATACAGTCCTGCTCTCCACAGATATCCTCCACGGGAGTCCAATCTCCACATCTGTTCTCCCCATCACCAGTGGATTCTCTCCCTCGTCAGAGGCGTAAACCTTGTTATGGATGGCTTAGCAGTGATGACGAGGATGAGCCAGATCTTTTACATCTAACACCTGCTACTTAA
- the LOC133696377 gene encoding uncharacterized protein LOC133696377 isoform X1: MCSWKKNTMPPARRDRRVGLKRIDAALDAVRPMGFPEPLVRRTVRNLLKLCERVKFFTSLDDCGLQEYGGDEGWAFIEECCYKLLIDTLLDEVEKSERENCEPGLLTGNDKLKHLIENGPAEDDTVKDEPKVQVHSPNGNSKQVHSPNIHSPASMDIILCPSVSDAPDEKLGVKDFSQQIHSAQASSSHFNSSHIPDIVPSTLKDVSSLVKLEIQSCSPQISSTGVQSPHLFSPSPVDSLPRQRRKPCYGWLSSDDEDEPDLLHLTPAT; this comes from the exons ATGTgtagttggaaaaaaaacacgATGCCTCCAGCAAGAAGAGATCGAAGG GTGGGTCTGAAACGCATCGATGCTGCTCTTGACGCTGTACGTCCTATGGGATTCCCGGAACCCTTGGTTCGCAGAACTGTCAGAAATCTCCTAAAG CTATGCGAGCGCGTTAAGTTCTTTACTTCTTTAGATGATTGCGGGCTTCAG GAATATGGCGGGGATGAAGGTTGGGCTTTCATTGAGGAGTGCTGCTATAAGCTTTTGATTGACACGCTTCTCGATGAGGTAGAGAAATCAGAGAGGGAAAACTGCGAACCAGGATTGTTGACAGGCAATGACAAGCTCAAGCATTTGATTGAGAATGGACCGGCAGAG GATGACACTGTGAAAGATGAACCTAAAGTACAAGTTCACTCACCTAACGGTAATTCCAAGCAAGTTCATTCTCCAAACATTCACTCCCCGGCATCAATGGATATCATTCTATGTCCTTCAGTGAGTGATGCACCTGATGAGAAGCTTGGAGTGAAAGACTTTTCCCAACAAATTCACTCCGCACAGGCTTCCTCCTCACACTTCAACTCTTCACATATACCTGACATTGTTCCAAGCACTTTGAAGGATGTTTCATCTCTTGTCAAGCTTGAAATACAGTCCTGCTCTCCACAGATATCCTCCACGGGAGTCCAATCTCCACATCTGTTCTCCCCATCACCAGTGGATTCTCTCCCTCGTCAGAGGCGTAAACCTTGTTATGGATGGCTTAGCAGTGATGACGAGGATGAGCCAGATCTTTTACATCTAACACCTGCTACTTAA